A region of the Leptolyngbya sp. CCY15150 genome:
GGCGCAGTTCATCCCAGGTGCGGGGCAGGTCGGCAATGCCAGCTTCTGCAAATAAGCTAGGACGGTAGAAGATCCCTACATTATTCACCCCAAAGGGCACCGACCAGAGATGATCCTCAAGAGCGATCGCTTCATATAGACTCGGGTCTAAGTCATCCAGTAGCTTGGTTTGCGCATACCAATCATCCAGGGGACGGATGGCGTCCAGTTCCACCAACTGCCCCGTCAGCATGGGCGCATACCACAGTAAATCTGGCGGAGACTGCCCCAGCACGGCGGTGAGGATTTTGGGGATCTGCTGATCGCCCTGCCCCACATAGAGCGCTTCCAGCTCAATCTGATCATGGCTTTGGTTAAACTGTGCCACCAGATCATCTAACACGTCGCGGTTCGCCGGTGGATTGACGCCATGCCAAAGGGTAAGGTGCTGAATACCGTTGCTGTCCCTAGCCTGCAGCGGCTGACATCCTGCCACACCCCAGAGCAGTAGAATAAGTAAGATAGAGAGCGATCGCCGCCATCGATGCTGGTGCAGATTGGACATGAATGGGCATAGCCATGAAGGGGATGCGGCCCATTATAAAGAGAAGGCAGTCCTGAAATAGGTGTGAGAGAATAGGTCTGCAGGACTGAACCAATCCCTAGCTAGCTGGGTATACCGAGGTTCATCAGGTCAACGGGATCACGATGTCGCATTTCAACTCCTAAATCATGAATCGATTGACGCTGGAATGGGTGGAGCATGAGCAACACAAATCGTTTACGGTGACCGATCAAATGCTCACGAAACAGGTGGGTAGGGTCAGGCTAGGGCGAGATCCGTCTCGATGTGATCTGGTGTTATCCCATCCCACGGTCTCAGGTCTGCATGTCGAACTCTTCTATGATCCTCCCCGTTCAGCCTTCTACGTCCATAGCCTCCGCCCCAGCAATCCTCCCCTGCTCAATCATCGTCCCATCCTAGAGGACGAGCAGCCCTTAGCAGAGGGCGATCGCCTCTGTCTAGGCCTGGTTGAGCTGCACATTGGAACCATCGTCTTAGAGACCGTCGCTCCCACCATCGTCACCACCCCGGCAGTCGAGCATTCCGGTGATACGACGCTGCCCCTGAAGCCACTTAAGCCCACGGCCCCTTCTGCCTATGGGCTCAAATGCCCCCGCTGTGGCCAAGTCTCGTCCTACGACTATCTCAAGTCTGGCTGCCCATGGTGTGGCGCGTCCCTAGCCGCCGCCAACAGCGTACTCATGGAAAAACCCTAGACTCCGGGGCGATCGCCTTTTCATCTATTTCGTTGCATTTGTTTACATTCAGCTCCTGCCTGTGCCGGGCAAAGGTCTTTAACGGGGAAGCGATCGCCCTATCGGTGATCAGAGAACCCCAAACACAGAGCCCTGCGGTTCACATCGACCGAGACCCAAAGGTGCCGGAATGCCGTGGCAAGAGCGTATGCCTATGGACAGTATATAAAGAAATGTTTCTTTTTGTTACAAACCCGTGATAAATTGAAGGTGTCGTTAAAAAAGCATCTGTCGTAAGAGAGTGGATTCTTCGACATCCTGCTGAGATAATAGTGCTATCCCCCGAATTCTAACCCTGTCATGACGGCTATTTTTAGGGCGGTTGGGGGCGATTTTGGGTTAACCCATAGCTATGCATTCATAGCTGGGACTGTCTAAGATCATGCCTTTCGAGATTGTGAAACCGTAGTTTAAGGCGAGGTACCTTATGCCCTTTACCATTGAATCAGCCCGCAGTATTTTTCCCGGCACCCTTTCTGCCGATGCTGTGCCAGCTACAATTGCTCGATTCACTCAACTGAATGCCGAAGATCAACTAGCGCTGATTTGGTTTGCCTACCTGGAAATGGGAAAAACCATCACCATCGCGGCTCCCGGTGCAGCCAACATGCAGTTTGCCGAAAATACGTTGAATGAAATTCGGCAAATGTCCTTCCAAGAGCAGTCTCAAGCCATGTGTGACTTGGCGAACCGGGCTGACACCCCCATCTGCCGCACCTACTCCATGTGGTCATCGAACATCAAGCTTGGCTTCTGGTACCAGCTTGGACAGTGGATGGATGAAGGTCTCGTCGCTCCTATTCCTGAAGGCTATCAGCTCTCCGCCAACGCCGCCGCTGTCCTGCAAGCCATCCGTAACCTAGAGTCTGGTCAACAAATCACCGTGTTGCGCAACTCGGTCGTAGACATGGGCTTTGATCCCAAAAAGCTCGGTTCCTACCAAAGCGTAGCAGAGCCCATCGTGCCTCCTGTTGTAGCCGATAAGCGGACAGCCGTTACCATTGAAGGGATTGATAACCCCACCGTGCTGAGCTACATGAACAACATGAATGCCAACGACTTTGATGCGTTGATTCAATTGTTCACCGATGATGGTGCGCTCCAGCCTCCCTTCCAACGCCCGATTGTCGGTCGTGACGCAGTTTTGAAGTTCTTCCGGGAAGACTGCCAAAACCTTAAGCTGATGCCCGAACGAGGTGTTTTGGAACCCGCTGATGAAGGCTACACCCAAATCAAAGTCACCGGTAAAGTACAAACCCCTTGGTTTGGTGCCGCTGTGGGTATGAACATGGCCTGGCGTTTCTTACTCAACCCTGAGAATAAGATCTACTTTGTGGCTATTGACCTCTTGGCATCACCCAAGGAACTGTTAAATCTGACCCGTTAATCTCTGTTCAGATATCTGCTCAGATCATGAACGTCTGATCTAACACTGCCTCCATTCCCTGATCTAAGGTCACGGGAATGGAGGTGCTTTCAAGTGATTCAACTATATTTCCTGCATGGCGTCTTCCCCTGAGTCAATGACTCGCCGCCCCCTCTCTGAATCAGGGAGCTGGCTGGGCGTTGGATGGGCGATCGCACTTTTCCTGACTTGGATAGGAAGCTTGCTGGGGCTTCTGTACATACCTATTGCTCAGCTCCCTTGGCTAGTTGTCCTGGTTGTGATCATAGGGCGTACAGTTCTCCAGACCGGCTTATTCATCGTTGCCCACGATGCAATGCATCTCAGTCTTCTGCCTCAACATCCCCGGCTCAATCATGCCATGGGTCATGTTGCGGTCGGTCTGTATGCATTCTTATCCTACCAACACTGCCGCCAGCAGCACCGCGACCACCATCGCTGTCCTGCTCAACTTGGCGACCCTGATTTCCACGACGGAGTGCATTGCCATCCGGTGGCTTGGTATCTCAAATTTATGGGGGAATACCTGTCAGGCTACCGCTTAGTGCAGCTCATTGTCAGTTGGATCGGCGTATTGGGTATCTTGGTCTATGGCTTTCAGGTGTCGCCGACGAATGCGATCGCCTTTTGGGTCGGCCCACTCGTACTCAGCTCTTTCCAGCTTTTTATCTTTGGGACATATCTACCCCATCGTCACAGTAATCAGGGAAACCCTAATCGCCATCGAGCCGTGAGCAGCGACTATCCCGTTTGGCTGTCGTTTCTCACCTGCTATCATTTGGGCTACCACTGGGAGCATCACGAGTATCCCCATCTGCCTTGGTACCGCCTGCCGGCTGCCCGCCGGTAGAGGCAATCAAGAAACTGCCCTCTTAAGCATCCTCGGCTGATGGTTCCATCATGACTGAACATTGCAGTTGCGACTAACCTAAGGATGACGAAGATACTGCCGTTGGGCTGAGCTGATCAAATCCTGCCCCTACCGCAATCTGCTACGGCCGTTGAGGCTATGCCTATCGGACTTAATAAATAAGTATTTGTACTTACTTGCTCCCGCAACCCAGGTTTAGGTTTGACGGGGCCTATCGTCCTGCTGTGGGAACAACTGTAAGCATTAGATTATTTCAAAATTTTGCTCTAAATTGGGTAGATTTCATTGAATAATCGCGGCAAAATAGAAAGACTGATGATAATTATAAGGTTTCAGAATGCAAGGAATAGATACAGACTGGACAACTGAGGAGAAGGCGATCGCTCAAAAGGCCTTTCAAGCAGCCTATGAACGAGAAATTAGCGCCCTCGTCAGCGATGTTAAGACTAAGATGCACAGCATCACAGGGCTAGACGACCTTTGGCAGGTTCATGACTACCTCAGTGCTCGGCGACATGATATTGATGGCAAGTACGACTATCGATATTCAGTCCTCATCTTTGTGTTCTCCCAGCTCGTGCGGGAAGGGTGGCTTTACCTAGACGATCTGGATGGCCTCGATTCTAGCAAGTTGAAGAAGGTGACTGCACTATCGCGTATGTAAAAGCGGAGATCAGGCGGCTGTTATACGGCTCAAGCGGCGCGGCGTCGGCTTCACTAAGCCCCTAAGTAGACAATACTTGGGGCTCAGTGAGGCCGACGTTGACAGCACCCTTGCCCCAGAAGCTACGGCTAACTACCTATTGAGACGAAAGCCGGAAGCCGTTATTCGGGTTAACGGTTAAGGTGGAACCACATACCATACGACTTGCCATACTGGCTGGAAGATAGCCACTCATCTGCAAGCCTAGACTACCTTCGCACTGATCTTCACGCAACGTAATTTCCCGAGTTTCGCCAGGTGCTAGAGCATCACCCAAAATATTAATCTCGCCGAGGGTAACACTCTCTAGGTTAACACTACCGTTATTAACCACATTAAGCTGAGTCGTAAATCTGATGTAGTTAATAACGCAGACGATACGATACCCTGCATGGGGACCACAGCCCGCTCCAGTATGTGTCCAGCTAGGGTCAAAAATATTGGTACGATGCCCCCGACTAGGCACACCATCATCAACAATTAAATCCAGCACCACTCGTTGCCCCGTGCTTGGCCCATAGGCAATATTCTCCCCGCTGGATACATAAAGCGCTCCGGTGCGGCCTATCCGTTGTGCAGTGGTACTGCCGTCAGAGCCATCGTGCCCCATACTACCACTAGCCTGATCTTGAGCATGGGCTTTAGCAGCCTGGGCAACATTAGGTGAGGCTTCTAGGGTAGAAACCGCCGCCTGTTGACGCAAAAAATCAATGGCCTCTTGAACAGCTGGCCTTCCTTCCTGCGTTTGAATAGGACGGCAGTTAGGCCCACAACTAATTACACCCTCGTCATTCATATTGGCCAGGCGTTCCTCCAACAACGGGATCAAGCTGGCTGGATCTTGGCGGACTTGGTTTTGTACGGTAATAATGTCTTGCTCAATCTGCGCCCAGTCATAGGCTTCTTGGGCGTAAGCTGAGGAACCCAGAGTCAACCAAGGTTGATTTGCAGCGGAGAGTATATTAAAACGATGCGATCCCTGGGAGGTGACTACACCGGCCAGAACTAGAACAGAGAGCGAAACGCCGCGACGTAACCAGCGGCGAATAAAAACTGAATTATTTTGCATGATTTTTGTGACCTAAGGTAGAATGCGTATTTTTCTGCACCTCTGTGTATACTATGTGACCTGCAATTGAGTTTGT
Encoded here:
- a CDS encoding FHA domain-containing protein, which translates into the protein MNRLTLEWVEHEQHKSFTVTDQMLTKQVGRVRLGRDPSRCDLVLSHPTVSGLHVELFYDPPRSAFYVHSLRPSNPPLLNHRPILEDEQPLAEGDRLCLGLVELHIGTIVLETVAPTIVTTPAVEHSGDTTLPLKPLKPTAPSAYGLKCPRCGQVSSYDYLKSGCPWCGASLAAANSVLMEKP
- a CDS encoding orange carotenoid-binding protein, translating into MPFTIESARSIFPGTLSADAVPATIARFTQLNAEDQLALIWFAYLEMGKTITIAAPGAANMQFAENTLNEIRQMSFQEQSQAMCDLANRADTPICRTYSMWSSNIKLGFWYQLGQWMDEGLVAPIPEGYQLSANAAAVLQAIRNLESGQQITVLRNSVVDMGFDPKKLGSYQSVAEPIVPPVVADKRTAVTIEGIDNPTVLSYMNNMNANDFDALIQLFTDDGALQPPFQRPIVGRDAVLKFFREDCQNLKLMPERGVLEPADEGYTQIKVTGKVQTPWFGAAVGMNMAWRFLLNPENKIYFVAIDLLASPKELLNLTR
- a CDS encoding fatty acid desaturase, which encodes MTRRPLSESGSWLGVGWAIALFLTWIGSLLGLLYIPIAQLPWLVVLVVIIGRTVLQTGLFIVAHDAMHLSLLPQHPRLNHAMGHVAVGLYAFLSYQHCRQQHRDHHRCPAQLGDPDFHDGVHCHPVAWYLKFMGEYLSGYRLVQLIVSWIGVLGILVYGFQVSPTNAIAFWVGPLVLSSFQLFIFGTYLPHRHSNQGNPNRHRAVSSDYPVWLSFLTCYHLGYHWEHHEYPHLPWYRLPAARR
- a CDS encoding CAP domain-containing protein, giving the protein MQNNSVFIRRWLRRGVSLSVLVLAGVVTSQGSHRFNILSAANQPWLTLGSSAYAQEAYDWAQIEQDIITVQNQVRQDPASLIPLLEERLANMNDEGVISCGPNCRPIQTQEGRPAVQEAIDFLRQQAAVSTLEASPNVAQAAKAHAQDQASGSMGHDGSDGSTTAQRIGRTGALYVSSGENIAYGPSTGQRVVLDLIVDDGVPSRGHRTNIFDPSWTHTGAGCGPHAGYRIVCVINYIRFTTQLNVVNNGSVNLESVTLGEINILGDALAPGETREITLREDQCEGSLGLQMSGYLPASMASRMVCGSTLTVNPNNGFRLSSQ